In the Thunnus thynnus chromosome 24, fThuThy2.1, whole genome shotgun sequence genome, ATGGATTATTGACATGGAGGATCCATACCAATAGACATCTTCTTCTATTTATATGCCttgtctgtttttacttttatttgtaaaacactttgtgaAATTGTTAATAAagcattatataaataaatgggttaaactattattattattattgttttaaaaaaacccccactaAAACCAAATTATAGccaatttataaaaatatcacaatttgagtacattttatttactgcTCCTCTTTCTACTGATATCACTGTTGTTTCCTGTAAACTCTTCACATTAAAAGACTTCCAGCTGTTTAGCATGCCTTCATTCCTCTGGAAGGTATTTATTGTAAAACGTCTGCAGGAAATTCAGAGTTTAATTTGCAGCATCTTCATGTCATGGTTTGTTAGAttcagagggttttttttgtgatagCCTACCTTGTTTCCACCAGCAGATGGCAGTGTGTCCGCAGTCATTTCTGTTAGTGCTGaccttttatttacattaatgCTTCTGTAACTCTAACTCGGAATCGGCAAAACCAGACCAATAAGCAGTAATATAGTAGTAGTAACACCCTACGTCACATAAGGTCTCAGCAGATGGTCAGTCTGTAGTGTTCACACTGTGAAACTGTCACTATGGAGActacaaaatgtgatttttgagtgtgctgttgaTGGACACTAAAGAAAACAAGAGCTCAGATTAAGATCtcagaaaatcaaataaatgattaaaaacaatttgaaacccattttgcttttatttgtgttatttcctGTATGAAAcagttgtgtttatgtttgtacaAAGATTAGTACAGTACATGGTGTATAATACAGTAgcctatatatatacatactgtgtatATTACATTCtatatataatgtgtaatgTTGAGTTGGAGAACTTAGCTGTAGTATTAATATAGTTTTTGTTATGAGGAGCTGCTCCGGTTGGACAGGACACTGCTGTCTTTAGATTCTGAAGCTTTTTcttcactgcagctttaaacacaACTGAACTCACGTTCAgcttcagcaccacggacagagTCTCTCTGcagaagccccgccccctctGATTCATTCCATCAGTCTGcgtcacagagagagagacaggtagagagagagacaggtagataGTCAGAGACACCgggacggacggacggacacagagagacagacaggcggGAGGAGAGACGGGTGGTGGAGTGATGGACCCGCAGACAGATTTATGCTTCTTTTGTCTTCATGATGGTTTTTAATTTTTAGCGTTTTAACGGGAAACCGGACGGACAGACATTCAGCTCCTCCGCTGCCGCTGCAGAGAGGCTCGCGCTGGTCGGTCTGTGTGTCGTCATGGGAACGGTGCTGTCCCTGTCTCCGGGCTCGCGGAAAGCTGCGGCTCGTGGGCCGGAGAAGCTCGCGGAGCCCGCGGTGCAGAAGCCGCTGGAACCCcgcgaggaggaggaagaggagaaggatggaaagaagaagaagaagaagaaacggCACCCGGTGCTGCTGCACGCGCTCAGCTGGAAGAAACGCCTCGTAGCCGCACGAGTCAAGAGGAAGGGCGGGAAGAAAGTAAAACCTGCGGTGTCCGAGCCTGGGCACGTGCAGCGGGAGCAGGCCGCCACCGACAGCCGCCATCGAGCGCTGAAGGCCGGCCACAGACACGGACCCATCCCGGTACCTGTACCCACCGTCCCGGAACacaaccagaaccagaaccagaaccagggAAGGCCGGACCTGATCATCTCACCGCAGAGGGTGGtggtgcaggtgtgtgtgtgtgtgtgtgtgtgtgtgtgtgtgtgtgtgtgagagagagagagagagagagagatgggattGATTTTAATAGAAAATGACACAGAGAGATATAAATCAAAATCACATATAACATTTTGAATGATCAATCAAAATGATTATCAGAAGCTTTATAAACCTGATATATGTGCCTTATTGTTtgttaaatcatttaaatacagCACAGTCACGACTCAAATAGACAAGAACTAGTTAAAATATAACCTCATCAGTAGGTCTCACTATAACCGAGGAAACAATGAAACGAAAAAGGTGTcatgaaatattatttaatCTGGATTCTAGATGTTTCAACATTCACATTCAAACTTGATAGGGTTGAACATatatctgttgtttttcaaaGTTCTTGTCATATCAAATATTCATTGTCCAGAATCAAATATACACTTAATATGAATAAATCAATGCAAGTTTTTAGGTCATCAAGTAAATGCTACTAAATTAACATAACAATTAGTAATTGAAATTATACTGTAAAGGAAAATGTTTACAGTCAGAAACTTTTGGTATTGGCACAAACCTAAATCAGGTTTCACAGAATAATAGAATTACTCATCAGAGGTAAACAAAGGGAAATTGATCCAAACAACTACAGACTCAAAGTTTTAATGATGTTGAaatttttgttgaaattacaCTGATGAGTCACAatttctcttctctcatctGCAGGCTTCCACAGGTGAACTCCTTCGTTGTCTTTCAGACTTTCTGTGTCGTCGTTGTGTCAAACTTAAAGAGCTGTCGTCCAATCAGATCATCCTGTGGTTCAGAAATGTTGACCGAGCGCTGCTGGTTCAGGGCTGGCAGGTGTGTGTTATCAATTGTCATGTCATCATttagaaaaatagcaaaaagcTAAAATGGCAGCAGGCCttctgtaactagtccctctacctctgtaactaatccctctacctctgtaactagcccctctacctctgtaactagcccctctacctctgtaactagccCCTCTATCTCTGTAACTAGCCCCTCTATCTCTGTAACTAgcccctctacctctgtaactagtctctctacctctgtaactagccCCTCTATCTCTGTAACTAGCCCCTCTATCTCTGTAACTAGCCCCTCTATCTCTGTAACTAGCCCCACTACTTCTGTAACTAGCCCCTCTAtctctgtaactagtccctctacctctgtaactagcccctctacctctgtaactagtccctctatcTCTGTAACTAGCCCCACTACTTCTGTAACTAgcccctctacctctgtaactagtccctctaattctgtaactagtccctctacatCTGTAACCAATCCCTCTAATTCTGCacctagtccctctacctctgtaactagccCCTCTACTTCTGTAACTAgcccctctacctctgtaactagccCCTCTATCTCTGTAACTAGCCCCACTACTTCTGTAACTAgcccctctacctctgtaactagcccctctacctctgtaactagccCCTCTAATTCTGCACCTAGTCCCTCTATCTCTGTAACTAGCCCCTCTATCTCTGTAACTAGCCCCACTACCTCTGTAAGTATCCCCTCTACatctgtaactagtccctctaattctgtaactagtccctctacctctgtaactagtccctctacatctgtaactagtccctctacccctgtaactagtccctctacctctgtaactagtccctctacccctgtaactagtccctctacccctgtaactagtccctctacctctgtaactagtccctctacctctgtaactagtccctctacccctgtaactagtccctctacctctgtaagtagtccctctacctctgtaactagcccctctacctctgtaactagtccctctacccctgtaactagtccctctacccctgtaactagtccctctacctctgtaactagtccctctacccctgtaactagtccctctacccctgtaactagtccctctacctctgtaagtagtccctctacctctgtaactagtccctctactaGCTCCTGTAGTACTAGTAagtaagtagtagtagtagtacattTGGGCAAGTAGCACTTCCAATTTCTATTTGTTGTTCGTTTGAACAACAGTGTAGTGAAAATAATACACTACTTTACACCACTGTGGTTTTTCTCTTTGGTAAATGTATTATGACTTTGTCGTGTCTTGTATTATGAATActctttttcctgtttctgtaaCATTAGTATTCTTTTCTCTGTAGTAGTACTGCTTGTCCTGTCCCCCTGCAGGACCAGTGCTTTATCAGTCCTGCCAGTCTGGTTTTCGTTTACCTGCTGTGCAGGGAGGCGGTGGATGAGGACACGTCTTCAGAGCAGGAGCTCCATGCCACATTCCTCACCTGCCTTTACTTGGCCTACTCCTACCTGGGAAATGAGATCTCATACCCGCTCAAGCCTTTCCTGGTGGAATCTAGCCGTGATGCATTCTGGGAGCGGGCGTTGGAGCTGATTGACCAGCTGAGTGCTGATATGCTGCGAATCAACATTGACCCACACTTCTTCACCGAGGTGTTTCAGGACCTAAAGAACCAGGGAGGAGtcagggagaaagagaaggagagggagaaagagagggagagggagaaagagaaggagagagagaaagagagggagaaagtgaaagagaaagagaaggagaaaatgaaacacaaggaggaggaggagattgaaaaggagaggcaggagagagagaaagaggaggagaaagaaaacaaaggaggCAGCAGGATTGATGATTTGGATCGCTAAGaggg is a window encoding:
- the LOC137177243 gene encoding cyclin-dependent kinase 5 activator 1-like translates to MGTVLSLSPGSRKAAARGPEKLAEPAVQKPLEPREEEEEEKDGKKKKKKKRHPVLLHALSWKKRLVAARVKRKGGKKVKPAVSEPGHVQREQAATDSRHRALKAGHRHGPIPVPVPTVPEHNQNQNQNQGRPDLIISPQRVVVQASTGELLRCLSDFLCRRCVKLKELSSNQIILWFRNVDRALLVQGWQDQCFISPASLVFVYLLCREAVDEDTSSEQELHATFLTCLYLAYSYLGNEISYPLKPFLVESSRDAFWERALELIDQLSADMLRINIDPHFFTEVFQDLKNQGGVREKEKEREKEREREKEKEREKEREKVKEKEKEKMKHKEEEEIEKERQEREKEEEKENKGGSRIDDLDR
- the LOC137177459 gene encoding DNA-directed RNA polymerase II subunit RPB1-like; amino-acid sequence: NGSRPSVTSPSTSVTNPSTSVTSPSTSVTSPSTSVTSPSISVTSPSISVTSPSTSVTSLSTSVTSPSISVTSPSISVTSPSISVTSPTTSVTSPSISVTSPSTSVTSPSTSVTSPSISVTSPTTSVTSPSTSVTSPSNSVTSPSTSVTNPSNSAPSPSTSVTSPSTSVTSPSTSVTSPSISVTSPTTSVTSPSTSVTSPSTSVTSPSNSAPSPSISVTSPSISVTSPTTSVSIPSTSVTSPSNSSTSVTSPSTSVTSPSTPVTSPSTSVSSPSTSVTSPSTSVTSPSTPVTSPSTPVTSPSTSVTSPSTPVTSPSTPVTSPSTSVSSPSTSVTSPSTSSCSTSK